The Candidatus Hydrogenedentota bacterium genome includes a region encoding these proteins:
- a CDS encoding alkene reductase, producing the protein MNHKDLLFQPLRLGALNLPHRILMAPLTRARATGRIPNDLMVAYYAQRASAALIISEATAISEQGYGWHGAPAIYTDDQVAGWRKVTDAVHTAGGRMVLQLWHMGRISHPDYQGGAAPVAPSALAATGEAHTPTGKKPFTVPRALSVSEIKGIVADYQIATRRAREAGFDGVEIHGANSYLIDQFLRDASNRRTDGYGGSIENRARFLLEVVEAVADAWSADRTGLRLSPTMNGNGMGDSDPVALYSHVGKALNPFGLAYLHVAEAIRPGRLYNPDAPRVTPYLREAFEGPLLANGGYDKATAADAIREGRADAIVFGQKFIANPDLPLRFKTDAPLNEPDPATYYSEGVEGYLDYPALG; encoded by the coding sequence ATGAACCATAAGGACCTGCTCTTCCAGCCGCTTCGCCTCGGCGCGCTCAATCTCCCCCATCGTATTCTGATGGCACCGCTCACACGGGCGCGGGCGACCGGACGCATCCCGAACGATTTAATGGTGGCATACTATGCCCAGCGTGCGTCGGCGGCGCTGATCATCTCCGAAGCCACCGCCATCAGCGAGCAGGGATACGGGTGGCACGGTGCCCCGGCGATCTACACGGACGACCAGGTAGCGGGCTGGCGAAAGGTGACGGACGCGGTCCACACGGCGGGCGGGCGAATGGTGCTGCAACTGTGGCACATGGGCCGCATCTCTCACCCCGACTACCAGGGTGGCGCGGCTCCGGTTGCACCCAGCGCTCTTGCTGCGACGGGCGAGGCCCACACGCCGACGGGGAAAAAGCCCTTCACCGTACCGCGCGCGTTGAGCGTCTCTGAAATCAAGGGAATCGTGGCGGACTACCAGATCGCCACCCGCCGGGCGCGGGAAGCGGGCTTCGACGGTGTAGAGATCCATGGCGCGAACAGCTACCTCATTGACCAGTTTCTTCGGGATGCGTCGAACCGGAGGACGGACGGGTACGGCGGCTCCATAGAGAATCGCGCGCGTTTTCTGCTCGAGGTGGTGGAGGCGGTGGCGGACGCCTGGTCCGCAGATCGCACGGGCCTTCGGCTGAGCCCCACGATGAATGGCAACGGCATGGGCGACAGCGATCCCGTGGCGCTGTATAGCCACGTGGGCAAGGCCCTGAATCCCTTTGGGCTCGCGTATCTTCACGTGGCGGAAGCGATTCGACCGGGGCGTCTGTACAATCCCGACGCGCCCCGCGTGACGCCTTACCTCCGCGAAGCGTTTGAAGGCCCCCTGCTGGCCAATGGCGGCTATGACAAGGCCACGGCGGCAGACGCGATTCGCGAGGGCCGCGCGGACGCGATCGTATTCGGGCAGAAATTCATCGCCAACCCCGATCTGCCCCTGCGTTTCAAGACGGATGCGCCTTTGAACGAGCCCGATCCTGCGACCTATTACTCGGAGGGCGTCGAAGGCTATCTGGACTATCCGGCGCTGGGTTGA
- a CDS encoding phytanoyl-CoA dioxygenase family protein: MNAHGPNDNPSAEPSMLTSEQQLLFKTQGIVKLPSAVPKKQTEAAKRFITSELERLKLKTGGKLSASKIEALPHFQQTTRLGQLITTGPWLERLFAPELLASMRNVGGLSSTAEKPQVQLLLSLPHKAAWSLGGLNWHLDLTPPRNDVVAGVQAFVLMDDLRARGGGTLALAGSHRLHYIPEAREDGAQRLLRRDPVLCALFNPADIDAEALFQQRDLCGVPISIVEMCGGAGDVFLMDMRVLHSPSINASKNIRMMATARLIAPTP, from the coding sequence ATGAATGCACACGGTCCGAATGATAACCCATCGGCGGAGCCCAGTATGCTGACCTCGGAGCAACAACTACTTTTCAAGACGCAGGGCATCGTGAAACTGCCTTCGGCGGTTCCGAAAAAGCAGACGGAAGCGGCGAAGCGCTTTATCACCTCGGAGTTGGAGCGCCTGAAGTTGAAAACCGGTGGGAAGTTGTCCGCGTCGAAAATTGAGGCCCTTCCCCACTTTCAACAAACCACCCGGCTCGGACAGTTGATCACCACTGGCCCCTGGCTGGAGCGCTTGTTCGCACCGGAACTCCTCGCCAGCATGCGAAACGTCGGCGGACTTTCCTCCACGGCGGAGAAACCGCAGGTCCAGCTATTGCTTTCTCTCCCCCACAAGGCGGCGTGGTCTCTCGGCGGCCTGAACTGGCACCTCGACCTGACCCCGCCCAGGAACGACGTGGTTGCGGGCGTCCAGGCTTTTGTGCTTATGGACGACCTTCGCGCGAGAGGAGGCGGGACCCTCGCCCTCGCGGGCTCCCACAGGCTCCACTATATTCCGGAGGCCCGGGAGGACGGTGCGCAGCGCCTTCTACGACGGGACCCGGTACTGTGTGCGCTGTTCAACCCTGCAGACATCGATGCCGAGGCGTTGTTTCAACAACGGGACTTGTGCGGTGTCCCCATCTCCATCGTTGAAATGTGCGGTGGGGCGGGCGACGTCTTCTTGATGGACATGCGCGTACTCCACTCCCCATCGATTAATGCGTCTAAGAACATTCGCATGATGGCCACCGCGCGCCTGATTGCCCCCACGCCCTAG
- a CDS encoding type II toxin-antitoxin system HicB family antitoxin: MESMRYTYWEDAGMFVGYLEEFPDYMTQGISLDELNENLRDIYDELTSGSIPAVRHVAEL, encoded by the coding sequence ATGGAGAGCATGAGATACACCTACTGGGAAGATGCCGGCATGTTTGTCGGTTACTTGGAAGAGTTTCCCGACTACATGACCCAAGGCATTTCGCTGGATGAGCTCAATGAAAACTTGCGGGATATCTACGACGAATTAACCAGCGGGAGCATACCTGCTGTGAGACACGTCGCGGAACTTTGA
- a CDS encoding DedA family protein, whose amino-acid sequence MKWVRNLYDWVLSWAETPYGSVALFVLAVAESSFFPIPPDVLLVALCVGKRAHALRFALICTAGSVVGGVIGYGIGWGAWAAVDQLFYTYVPGFTEAKFHSVGDLYEQYNFWVVFIAAFTPIPYKVITIAAGVFHVSFPMFVVASLIGRAARFYLVAGLLYHYGEPIKGFIDKWFNLLVVAFTVLLVGGFALLKYAH is encoded by the coding sequence ATGAAGTGGGTACGAAATCTTTATGACTGGGTGCTGAGCTGGGCCGAAACGCCTTATGGCAGTGTGGCCCTGTTTGTCCTGGCCGTTGCCGAGTCGAGCTTTTTCCCCATTCCGCCCGATGTGTTACTGGTCGCCCTGTGCGTCGGCAAGCGAGCTCACGCGCTGAGATTTGCGCTGATCTGCACTGCGGGTTCCGTGGTTGGTGGCGTTATCGGATACGGCATCGGCTGGGGAGCCTGGGCTGCGGTTGACCAACTCTTTTACACCTATGTGCCGGGCTTTACCGAAGCTAAATTTCATTCCGTCGGCGATTTGTACGAGCAGTACAACTTCTGGGTGGTCTTCATCGCCGCCTTTACGCCGATCCCCTACAAGGTCATCACCATCGCTGCGGGCGTCTTCCACGTGTCTTTCCCCATGTTCGTCGTGGCGTCGTTGATCGGTCGTGCCGCGCGCTTTTATCTCGTGGCGGGCCTCCTCTACCACTATGGCGAGCCGATCAAGGGCTTTATCGACAAGTGGTTCAACCTGCTCGTTGTGGCGTTTACCGTTCTACTGGTAGGCGGCTTCGCATTGCTGAAATACGCCCACTGA
- the surE gene encoding 5'/3'-nucleotidase SurE, producing the protein MNRPLILVTNDDGVRAPGLRLLAEALEAVGRVEVYAPESQQSAVGHSVSLHKPLRVNALEPGWHMVDGTPTDCVMLAVRSLLGERPALVVSGVNPGANLGDDVTYSGTVAGAFEGMLLGIPSIAVSDVSYRPEHMATAAQVGAQVARYVLQHGLPEDTTLNVNVPDRPFEELQGIAVTRMGRRDYHDEIVRREDPRGGIYYWIGGDEPSHIMESGTDFEAIEQGKVSVTPLHRDMTHHAVMHRFYEPAITL; encoded by the coding sequence ATGAACCGACCCCTTATTCTGGTTACCAACGACGATGGTGTCCGTGCACCGGGACTGCGCCTTCTGGCGGAAGCGCTTGAGGCGGTGGGCCGCGTGGAAGTGTATGCCCCGGAGAGCCAGCAGAGTGCGGTGGGCCACAGCGTATCGCTCCATAAACCATTGCGCGTGAACGCTTTGGAGCCCGGATGGCACATGGTGGATGGGACCCCGACGGACTGCGTGATGCTGGCGGTGCGATCCCTGCTGGGCGAGCGCCCCGCGCTGGTCGTATCCGGGGTCAACCCCGGGGCCAACCTGGGGGATGATGTGACCTATTCGGGAACGGTGGCGGGGGCCTTTGAAGGCATGCTTCTGGGGATTCCCTCCATTGCGGTGTCCGACGTGAGCTATCGCCCGGAACACATGGCCACGGCGGCACAGGTGGGCGCTCAGGTGGCCCGCTATGTGCTCCAGCACGGCCTGCCGGAAGATACGACGCTGAACGTCAATGTGCCGGACCGGCCCTTTGAAGAGCTTCAGGGCATTGCGGTGACCCGGATGGGGCGCCGGGACTATCACGACGAGATTGTGCGCCGGGAAGATCCCCGGGGCGGCATCTATTATTGGATAGGCGGCGACGAGCCCTCCCACATTATGGAGTCGGGCACGGACTTCGAGGCCATCGAGCAGGGCAAGGTCAGTGTGACTCCCCTGCATCGCGATATGACCCACCACGCGGTCATGCACCGCTTTTACGAGCCCGCCATTACCCTGTAA
- a CDS encoding response regulator, giving the protein MGKPSILIVDDEANIRSALQRWFQICGFDVFLASDGAEAVALCESNRFDVITMDLEMPRMGGIQALTEIRKKHPDVPVLIVTGFARDTQQALQAGASKVLTKPLRLRDLEEEVRSVLDVVREN; this is encoded by the coding sequence ATGGGGAAACCCTCGATACTTATCGTGGACGATGAGGCAAACATTCGCAGCGCGCTTCAGCGCTGGTTTCAGATCTGCGGTTTTGACGTATTTTTGGCGTCCGATGGGGCCGAGGCCGTGGCGCTGTGTGAGTCCAATCGATTCGATGTCATAACCATGGACCTCGAGATGCCCCGGATGGGTGGCATCCAGGCGTTGACAGAAATCCGCAAGAAGCATCCCGACGTGCCGGTGCTGATTGTAACGGGATTCGCCCGGGATACCCAGCAGGCCCTCCAGGCGGGCGCGTCGAAGGTGTTGACTAAACCCCTGCGACTCCGAGACTTGGAAGAAGAAGTGCGGAGCGTTCTGGACGTCGTCCGAGAGAACTGA
- a CDS encoding ABC transporter ATP-binding protein gives MQSAGSITEAPGTVLFTLDDVCKEYHMGEVVVPALRGATLTIDRGEFLVILGPSGSGKSTLLNIIGGLDGPTRGSIRFGGEDLAQFDESQRTQYRRRYIGFVFQFYNLMPNLTAEENVELATEISLDPMPAREALDLVQLGPRRNHFPSQLSGGEQQRVAIARAVAKRPEILLCDEPTGALDIATGKVVLEALSEINQRIQTTLIIITHNAAIAELADRVIQMRDGHVQSIERNAVRKTVDDLVW, from the coding sequence ATGCAGTCGGCAGGATCCATTACAGAAGCACCGGGCACGGTCCTCTTCACGCTGGACGATGTGTGCAAGGAATATCATATGGGGGAGGTGGTGGTGCCCGCCCTTCGCGGGGCCACCCTCACCATAGACCGGGGCGAGTTTCTGGTGATCCTCGGGCCGAGCGGTTCGGGCAAGAGCACACTGCTCAATATTATCGGCGGCCTGGACGGTCCCACGCGGGGCTCCATACGCTTCGGCGGGGAAGATCTCGCCCAGTTCGACGAAAGCCAGCGTACCCAGTATCGCCGTCGTTACATCGGATTCGTCTTCCAGTTCTACAACCTCATGCCCAACCTGACGGCGGAGGAAAACGTGGAACTGGCCACCGAGATCTCCCTCGACCCCATGCCCGCGCGGGAGGCCCTCGATCTGGTGCAGCTCGGCCCGCGGCGCAACCACTTTCCCTCGCAGCTCTCCGGCGGCGAACAGCAACGGGTCGCCATTGCCCGTGCCGTGGCGAAGCGCCCCGAGATTCTGCTGTGCGACGAGCCCACGGGCGCCCTGGACATTGCCACCGGCAAAGTCGTGCTGGAGGCCCTGAGCGAGATTAATCAGCGTATCCAGACGACCCTCATCATCATCACCCACAACGCGGCCATCGCCGAACTGGCGGATCGCGTTATCCAGATGCGGGACGGCCATGTGCAGTCCATTGAGCGCAACGCGGTCCGGAAAACGGTGGATGACCTCGTGTGGTAA
- a CDS encoding ABC transporter permease — MVIRAFHKKLIRSMLLAWPQSLGVVAVVMCGIAAYICVYSAYLNLSLTRDTYYAQNRFADFEILVDRAPETAVYKIEAIPGVRQVRKRIVEEVNVDIPGVDEPRIGRLISMPLPRVPVINDMVLLAGRYFEPGAQSETVLSQHFARANGLEIGDRVHISVDNKKYSLRIVGIGASPEYVYMIRNVQSLVPSPEGFGILWVPEDFAETALDLKSACNNIVGLVDDPHDLDVILDEADKILDPYGVFAKTKRENQISNRFISDEIKGLGVSAKIIPTLFLGIAALIILILLNRMVRTERTQIGLMKAFGYSNWAVGVHYIEYGIVLALVGCVGGFLLGQWMAGGMIRIYVQFYQFPILESRVYWDVLARSMGITLVFATLGALTAAIQAARIRPAESMRAEAPRTVNKVWIELFPPLWRRVSFTWKMIFRNISRNRFRAGVNLFGVAISLSLLLMGFFMTDSTEFGMNFQFRDVQRDDVKVSFQKEQGKDALLEASRFPHVRRAEAFLEYPFEIRTEWRKKDIIVTGVAADSEMFKVMNFKREAFALGGNTVVLADGLAKELAVEPGDTIELEPLLGRIDRTFTINVRAVAQQFVGTGAYMDLHDLSRMLDEPFALNSALLRIEDGGRPALNKRLKEIGGIAAVSFNQDAYDSIKKTIGQSMAITNTILLSFAAVIAFSIIYNITAVSLSERQRELASLRVLGFSSSEAGRIMYHENILMGVLGIFAGIPMGIGICALLVKAYSNDMFRLPFHIDRSTYATAILLTMSFVLLANLAVRRKIEQLDLVEVLKERE, encoded by the coding sequence GTGGTAATCAGGGCCTTCCATAAGAAGCTAATCCGGAGCATGCTGCTGGCGTGGCCCCAATCGCTGGGCGTAGTGGCGGTGGTCATGTGCGGTATCGCGGCCTATATCTGTGTCTACTCCGCGTACCTCAATCTGAGCCTGACCCGCGACACCTACTATGCCCAGAATCGCTTCGCCGATTTCGAGATTCTCGTGGATCGCGCGCCTGAAACCGCCGTGTACAAGATTGAGGCCATTCCCGGCGTGCGCCAGGTGCGCAAGCGCATTGTGGAAGAGGTCAATGTCGATATTCCCGGTGTGGACGAGCCGCGCATCGGGCGGCTCATCTCCATGCCCCTGCCCCGGGTGCCGGTCATCAACGACATGGTGTTGCTCGCCGGGCGCTACTTCGAACCCGGCGCCCAGAGCGAGACCGTCCTGAGCCAGCATTTCGCCCGTGCGAATGGATTGGAGATCGGGGACCGCGTTCACATCTCCGTGGACAACAAGAAGTATTCCCTGCGCATCGTGGGCATTGGTGCATCGCCGGAGTACGTCTACATGATTCGAAACGTGCAGTCGCTGGTGCCCAGCCCGGAGGGCTTCGGGATCCTGTGGGTACCGGAAGACTTTGCGGAGACGGCCCTTGATTTGAAATCCGCCTGCAACAACATCGTAGGGCTCGTGGACGATCCTCATGACCTCGACGTGATCCTCGACGAGGCGGACAAGATCCTCGACCCCTACGGCGTATTTGCCAAAACGAAGCGGGAAAACCAGATTTCGAATCGATTCATCTCCGACGAGATCAAGGGACTCGGGGTCTCGGCAAAGATTATTCCGACCTTGTTTCTGGGGATAGCCGCCCTCATCATTCTGATTCTGCTTAACCGTATGGTGCGCACCGAGCGCACCCAGATCGGACTGATGAAGGCCTTCGGCTATTCCAACTGGGCCGTAGGTGTTCATTACATTGAATACGGTATCGTCCTCGCGCTCGTCGGATGTGTCGGTGGCTTCCTCCTCGGCCAGTGGATGGCGGGGGGGATGATCCGGATCTACGTCCAGTTCTACCAGTTCCCCATTCTCGAATCCCGCGTGTACTGGGATGTGCTCGCCCGGTCCATGGGTATCACGCTCGTCTTCGCCACGCTCGGCGCGCTTACCGCGGCCATTCAGGCGGCCCGCATCCGGCCTGCGGAGTCCATGCGCGCCGAGGCCCCGCGCACCGTGAATAAGGTCTGGATCGAGCTGTTTCCTCCCCTCTGGCGCCGGGTGAGCTTCACCTGGAAAATGATCTTCCGCAACATCTCCCGCAATCGATTCCGCGCGGGCGTCAATCTTTTTGGCGTCGCCATTTCGCTCAGCCTCCTCCTCATGGGCTTTTTCATGACCGACTCCACCGAGTTCGGGATGAACTTTCAGTTCAGGGATGTGCAGCGGGACGACGTAAAGGTTAGTTTCCAGAAGGAACAGGGGAAGGACGCCCTGCTTGAGGCCAGCCGCTTTCCCCACGTCCGACGGGCGGAGGCTTTCCTGGAGTATCCTTTCGAGATCCGAACCGAATGGAGGAAGAAAGACATCATCGTAACCGGCGTGGCGGCCGACTCGGAAATGTTCAAGGTGATGAATTTCAAACGCGAGGCCTTTGCCCTGGGTGGGAACACCGTCGTGCTGGCGGACGGTCTTGCGAAGGAACTGGCCGTGGAGCCCGGTGACACCATCGAGCTGGAACCCCTGCTGGGGCGCATCGATCGCACCTTCACGATTAACGTGCGCGCCGTGGCCCAGCAGTTTGTGGGGACGGGCGCTTATATGGATCTGCACGACCTCAGCCGCATGCTCGACGAGCCCTTTGCCCTCAACAGTGCCCTCTTGCGGATCGAGGACGGGGGACGCCCCGCGCTGAACAAGCGCCTCAAAGAAATTGGCGGGATCGCGGCGGTCAGCTTCAACCAGGACGCCTACGATTCCATCAAGAAGACGATCGGCCAGAGCATGGCGATTACCAACACCATTCTCCTTTCCTTCGCCGCCGTGATCGCCTTTTCCATCATTTACAATATCACTGCCGTGTCGCTGTCTGAGCGGCAGCGGGAGCTTGCCTCGCTTCGGGTGCTGGGTTTTTCCTCCAGCGAGGCGGGTCGAATCATGTACCATGAGAACATCTTGATGGGCGTGCTCGGCATTTTCGCCGGGATTCCCATGGGGATAGGCATCTGCGCGCTCCTCGTGAAGGCCTACAGCAACGACATGTTTCGGCTGCCCTTTCACATCGACCGGAGCACCTACGCCACGGCGATCCTGCTGACCATGTCCTTCGTGCTGCTGGCGAATTTGGCGGTGCGCAGAAAGATCGAGCAACTGGATCTGGTGGAGGTGTTAAAGGAGCGGGAGTAA
- a CDS encoding efflux RND transporter periplasmic adaptor subunit yields MTISRKKIIGTAIVAVLLGFAVLSMRPQPALVEIGKPEKRAVREYITEEAKTRLRDEYTVDMPLSGTLKRMGLEVGDVVEVGAILAEIDTFDLEHKIRAAEFLIQQSQFQIDGLASGKPKKEDTDTASVRIKEMSDQLQIAETQHRVAGIESEQARREYERVKKLVEEGVAAQSLLDDAQRTHEGLLEQVDRAQLAVAAARKNVEIAQLAASRVASSMDDNEYMRQVYGAEIQRLEAELAILQSDFKKAMICAPVSGPVLEKYIENTRVLAAGTPIMKLGDLGTMEIESDVLSEEVVAVTPGDAVELIGKALGEAPVLGKVDRIYPSAFQKISSLGIEQQRVKTIIAFDNSALQLRAGTRLDVRIITDETTDAIAVPERSVFRREGEWYVFVVDGGSAELRKVTVGLKNDTWAAITSGLELEEAIILDPKNDLEPGSRVAAR; encoded by the coding sequence ATGACTATCAGCAGAAAGAAAATCATCGGCACGGCCATCGTCGCCGTTCTTCTTGGATTCGCCGTGCTTTCCATGCGGCCCCAGCCGGCATTGGTCGAAATCGGCAAGCCGGAAAAGCGGGCGGTGCGCGAGTACATCACGGAAGAGGCCAAGACTCGCCTTCGCGATGAGTACACGGTGGATATGCCGCTCTCGGGCACCTTGAAGCGCATGGGCCTTGAGGTGGGAGATGTGGTGGAGGTGGGCGCCATCCTTGCGGAGATAGACACCTTCGATCTGGAGCACAAGATCCGAGCCGCGGAGTTCCTGATTCAGCAATCGCAGTTTCAGATTGACGGATTGGCCAGCGGCAAGCCGAAAAAGGAAGATACGGATACGGCCTCGGTACGTATCAAGGAAATGTCGGATCAACTTCAAATAGCCGAAACGCAGCACCGCGTCGCGGGCATTGAATCCGAGCAGGCTCGACGGGAGTACGAGCGCGTCAAGAAGCTCGTTGAAGAGGGCGTCGCCGCCCAGAGCCTGCTTGACGATGCCCAGCGCACCCACGAGGGACTGCTGGAGCAGGTGGATCGGGCCCAGCTCGCCGTGGCCGCCGCCCGAAAGAATGTCGAGATCGCCCAGTTGGCGGCGAGCCGCGTGGCGTCGTCCATGGACGACAACGAGTACATGCGTCAGGTCTATGGTGCGGAAATTCAGCGTCTGGAAGCGGAGCTGGCGATTTTACAGAGCGACTTCAAGAAAGCCATGATCTGCGCGCCCGTGTCCGGTCCAGTGCTGGAAAAATACATTGAGAATACGCGGGTGCTGGCGGCGGGCACACCGATCATGAAGCTTGGCGACCTCGGCACCATGGAGATCGAAAGCGATGTCCTTTCTGAGGAGGTTGTCGCAGTGACGCCGGGCGATGCGGTGGAACTCATCGGAAAGGCCCTGGGCGAGGCGCCCGTCCTGGGCAAGGTGGACCGAATCTACCCCTCCGCCTTTCAAAAGATATCATCGCTGGGCATCGAGCAGCAGCGGGTCAAGACCATCATCGCCTTCGACAATTCCGCACTCCAACTCCGCGCGGGCACTCGCTTGGATGTCCGCATTATCACCGACGAAACGACCGATGCCATTGCCGTGCCGGAACGTTCGGTATTTCGCCGCGAGGGGGAGTGGTACGTCTTTGTCGTGGACGGTGGCAGCGCGGAATTGCGCAAGGTAACGGTCGGCCTGAAGAACGACACCTGGGCGGCCATCACCAGCGGATTGGAATTGGAGGAAGCTATCATTCTCGATCCCAAGAACGACCTCGAGCCCGGCAGCCGCGTCGCAGCGCGGTAG
- a CDS encoding polyprenyl synthetase family protein — protein sequence MTAVEFLQAKAQRTEAALAARVDAWEGVPASLLEAVRYSLFAGGKRLRPALALAAAEVVSGDDSIALPVACALEMIHTYSLIHDDLPAMDDDDLRRGKPTCHKVYGEATAILAGDALLTMAFDAAADTGSTEIVRQLARAAGAGGMVGGQQLDLDGEGKQLDLEALRRIHRAKTGALIQVSLRCGAMAAGATAAQVDALADYGRHLGLAFQITDDILDVVGAEAVIGKPVGSDESRDKSTYPALLGLDESRRLAGEAVASALAALAVFGEEAENLRNLARFVADRES from the coding sequence ATGACCGCGGTGGAATTTCTTCAGGCCAAGGCCCAGCGCACCGAGGCGGCTCTTGCAGCCCGCGTGGACGCGTGGGAGGGCGTTCCAGCCTCGCTTCTCGAAGCGGTGCGTTACAGCCTCTTCGCGGGCGGCAAACGCCTGCGGCCCGCCCTGGCCCTGGCGGCGGCGGAGGTGGTTTCGGGCGATGATTCGATCGCCCTGCCGGTGGCCTGCGCGCTGGAAATGATTCATACCTATTCTCTGATTCACGATGATCTGCCCGCGATGGACGACGATGACCTGCGCCGGGGCAAGCCGACCTGTCACAAGGTCTATGGCGAGGCCACGGCGATTCTCGCGGGTGATGCGCTGCTGACCATGGCCTTTGATGCGGCCGCCGACACGGGCTCCACGGAAATTGTCCGCCAACTCGCCCGTGCGGCGGGCGCGGGCGGCATGGTGGGCGGTCAGCAATTGGACCTGGATGGCGAGGGCAAGCAACTGGACTTGGAAGCCCTGCGTCGAATCCACCGCGCAAAGACCGGCGCGCTGATTCAGGTGTCGTTGCGCTGCGGCGCCATGGCGGCGGGCGCGACCGCAGCACAAGTAGACGCCCTGGCGGACTACGGCAGACACCTCGGCCTGGCCTTTCAGATTACGGATGATATTCTCGATGTCGTTGGTGCGGAAGCCGTAATCGGCAAACCCGTGGGCAGCGATGAATCCCGCGACAAATCGACCTACCCGGCGCTGCTGGGCCTGGACGAATCCCGGCGCCTGGCTGGGGAGGCCGTGGCGTCGGCTCTGGCCGCGTTGGCGGTCTTCGGCGAGGAAGCCGAAAATCTACGGAACCTTGCGCGCTTTGTGGCGGATAGAGAGTCTTAG
- a CDS encoding exodeoxyribonuclease VII small subunit, translated as MAKSKSDATFEQDLEALEAIVGALEEGGLSLDDALKQFESGITLARRCEKALSEAEKKIEILVKNADGDQEPQPFDEEAPPAPVSAPAPAKVPAAAAPAATRAPATPAKPVAPPQESYEPEPTPEPDEEDLLF; from the coding sequence ATGGCCAAGAGCAAGAGTGACGCAACCTTTGAGCAGGATCTGGAAGCCCTGGAAGCGATTGTGGGCGCGCTGGAAGAGGGTGGACTTTCCCTCGACGACGCGCTGAAGCAATTCGAATCGGGCATCACCCTGGCCCGGCGCTGCGAGAAGGCCCTGAGCGAGGCGGAGAAGAAAATCGAAATCCTGGTGAAGAACGCCGACGGCGATCAGGAGCCCCAGCCCTTCGACGAAGAGGCGCCGCCCGCTCCCGTGTCGGCGCCCGCGCCAGCGAAGGTCCCCGCCGCCGCCGCCCCCGCGGCGACGCGCGCGCCCGCAACGCCCGCGAAGCCCGTGGCCCCGCCGCAGGAGAGCTACGAGCCGGAACCGACCCCCGAGCCCGACGAAGAGGATCTGCTTTTCTGA